The genomic stretch TACGCCGTGTCGATTCCGACGAAATCGAGGAGGGTGAAGGGGCCCATCGGGTACGCGCAGCCGAGCTGCATCCCCTTGTCGATGTCCTCGACGGAGCCGACCCCCTCCTCGAGCGCGCGGATCGCGTCGAGGAGATACGGAACGAGGAGGCGGTTGACGATGAATCCGGAATTGTCGCGCGCGGCGATCGGCTCCTTGCCGAGCGACCGGGCGAACGCGAAGACCGCCTTCTGCGTTTCCGACGACGTGAGGATCGTCTGGACGACCTCCACGAGCTTCATGACCGGAACCGGGTTGAAGAAATGGAGCCCGGCGAACCGGTCGGGCCGTTTCGTCGCCATCGACATCTCGATGATCGTCAGCGAGGAGGTGTTCGAACAGAAGATCGTCTCCGGCTTGCAGACGCGATCCAGCGTGCCGAACGTCTCCTTCTTGAGGTCCAGGTTCTCCACGATCGCCTCGAGAATGAAGTCGCAGTCCTTCAGGTCGTCGAGCGACGTCGTCCCC from Thermoanaerobaculia bacterium encodes the following:
- a CDS encoding 3-hydroxybutyryl-CoA dehydrogenase; the encoded protein is MKKVGVLGCGLMGSGIAEVCAKAGYDTVVREVDEGFLKKGMDRLHGSLARAVEKGKLSAADREAIGARLSGTTSLDDLKDCDFILEAIVENLDLKKETFGTLDRVCKPETIFCSNTSSLTIIEMSMATKRPDRFAGLHFFNPVPVMKLVEVVQTILTSSETQKAVFAFARSLGKEPIAARDNSGFIVNRLLVPYLLDAIRALEEGVGSVEDIDKGMQLGCAYPMGPFTLLDFVGIDTAYYISEIMFHEYREKRFAPPPLMKKMVLAGMYGRKTGRGFYRYDEKGNRREADAAR